One Babesia bovis T2Bo chromosome 4 map unlocalized Chr4_1, whole genome shotgun sequence genomic window carries:
- a CDS encoding RNA recognition motif domain containing protein, whose product MSVTGPSANISAISRLSEFELEKGIIGESSWHNRYKDSCYIFIGGLHRRMTEGDIIIVFSQFGDPIDIHLKRDKKTGASRGYCFLGYRDQRSTILAVDNFNGSTLLGRRIRVDHVLDYKAPVEYEDEVDDEGNKIRKEYKASGAEGQGIDKYYVTSSEAILRDSYRHRPQRSREPTDRMDEDERWALEFEKSLRSAKKPERHSSEERSHTRKRRSRSRESHRHTSRSPHGRDRRSRHRSEHHRRRDRR is encoded by the exons ATGTCAGTTACAGGTCCTTCTGCTAATATTAGTGCTATATCTCGTTTGTCTGAGTTTGAGTTAGAGAAGGGTATAATTGGCGAGTCGTCATGGCACAATCGGTATAAGGATTCCTGCTACATATTCATAG GTGGTTTACACCGTCGTATGACTGAGGGTGACATTATAATTGTATTTTCTCAATTTGGTGACCCTATAGACATCCATCTTAAGCGTGACAAGAAGACTG GTGCATCTCGTGGCTATTGTTTTTTGGGATATCGTGACCAGCGCAGTACTATATTGGCTGTTGACAACTTTAACGGCTCTACTTTATTAGGCCGTCGAATTCGCGTGGACCATGTATTAGATTACAAGGCACCCGTTGAGTATGAAGACGAG GTCGATGACGAGGGTAACAAGATTCGCAAGGAGTATAAGGCCAGTGGTGCTGAGGGCCAGGGCATTGATAAATACTATGTAACTTCCAGCGAGGCTATATTGCGTGATTCTTATCGGCATCGTCCACAACGGTCACGTGAGCCTACTGACCGTATGGATGAGGACGAACGCTGGGCCTTGGAGTTTGAGAAATCGTTACGCAGTGCTAAAAAACCGGAACGGCATTCATCTGAAGAGAGGTCGCACACTCGGAAGCGCAGGAGTCGATCTCGGGAGAGTCACCGCCACACTTCACGGTCTCCGCATGGCAGGGATCGTCGGAGTCGCCATCGCAGTGAGCATCATCGCCGCCGGGATAGGCGTTAG